Proteins encoded together in one Flavobacteriales bacterium window:
- a CDS encoding gliding motility-associated C-terminal domain-containing protein, with protein MRRLLAAIAVPGLLPLHAQLLPEFNMADTTVTLCKGILLDSEEGPGGNIYGNNEDLVFTIDAGSTITLVFEPTFCLEQGLDLLTFHDGPSITSPQIGPAYSGIVAPPPIIATSGQLTIHFVSDENVAYCGFEAQWTSVAEPPVPPVMSVPVAPLCAASGITLQFSYPIPCDSIDPGAFVVTGSGDPAVTGAMPVTCTGGETSTVLLGIDPPFDRNCPYTVAFTLGLKDRCDSLWYFTLTANTQVTTCPLGVLLEVADDTLCAGTCTTLFADVQGCLTYTFSWDQGITGGAGPHTICPTSTTTYTVQVTENGTGQTATGSVTVLVDDPQIAALPATVCQSAAPFDLQATPPGGWWSGAGVLDSLLGTFEPDTAGPGTHVLTYTLPGGCADAITLVVDSMDASFTHAACPGSAPFQLPEATPMGGTWSGPYVQPNGLFDPAVAGAYLLTYTAGACSDTVTVNVGDIVAQTQLDTVCQSTWPFAIAAQPFGGRWRGPGIVDSIQGVFDPDEAGGGDHVIDYVLHGCDVQFTIHVKPVDIGGGHSACPSQGLFTLSPAPVPPGGLWSGDGIVDPVAGTYDPVQAGMGWDELTYAAPNGCVDTIGILVGWTELNDDTLFFCAGDDALVLNEQSTGRTPWDGIWSGPGIGTNADGDPVFDPNTAGIGVHVLHYDANTCGDTMLAIVHPAQLVPDQFTACSADAPFLLASVPPGADWQGTATSPSGSFDPAAAGEGTHVVHFTTPAGCADSVTVTVLLFQQASISGVEDTYCSNDVLVDVALEPPGGVLTGLTDTLFNPAQLADGTYTIVYTVGSGNCQSSASFTFTDHPALTTQVDVSTSTICEDGGSSITVNTSGGLPGGFISHQWSDGLFPVPTQNVQPVATTTYIVATTDGCSDPVVDSITITVHPPFQEAFTFSAMQCYGEAGHVAGSVSGDGTYTFSWATVPPQTGDSIALPAGTVVNVEVTNDQTGCAHDTLIQIPSWPAVTALFSPNPDEPCVPWEQREVTFIDLSLNATGGYWVIAGDTLPYAWGTDPQYEHGVAGTYNVQLVVWNDGGCTDSLGMDICIRDSEAVFVPDAFSPNGDGLNDILFARAPAALELEFAVYDRWGAQVFRSTTTDHGWDGTADGALSPSGVYLYTLRARLDDGAMEERTGNITLVR; from the coding sequence ATGCGTCGCCTGCTCGCCGCGATCGCCGTCCCGGGCCTGTTGCCGCTCCACGCGCAGCTGCTGCCGGAGTTCAACATGGCGGACACCACGGTGACCCTGTGCAAGGGCATCCTGTTGGACAGTGAGGAGGGCCCGGGCGGCAACATCTACGGCAACAACGAGGATCTGGTCTTCACCATCGATGCGGGCAGCACCATCACCCTGGTGTTCGAGCCCACCTTCTGCCTGGAACAGGGGCTGGACCTCCTCACCTTCCACGACGGTCCCTCGATCACCAGCCCGCAGATCGGGCCGGCGTATTCGGGCATCGTTGCGCCGCCGCCGATCATCGCCACCAGCGGCCAGCTCACCATCCACTTCGTCAGCGACGAGAACGTGGCGTACTGCGGGTTCGAAGCGCAATGGACCAGCGTGGCCGAGCCACCCGTGCCGCCGGTGATGAGCGTGCCGGTCGCGCCGCTCTGTGCCGCCTCCGGCATCACCCTGCAGTTCAGCTACCCGATCCCGTGCGACTCCATCGATCCGGGCGCCTTCGTGGTCACCGGGTCCGGAGATCCGGCGGTCACCGGGGCCATGCCGGTCACCTGCACTGGAGGAGAGACCTCCACGGTGCTGCTCGGCATCGATCCGCCCTTCGACCGCAACTGCCCGTACACGGTGGCCTTCACGCTGGGATTGAAGGACCGCTGCGACTCGCTCTGGTACTTCACCCTGACCGCGAACACGCAGGTCACCACCTGTCCGCTCGGGGTGTTGCTGGAGGTGGCGGACGACACGCTGTGCGCAGGCACCTGCACCACCCTGTTCGCCGATGTGCAGGGCTGCCTCACGTACACGTTCAGCTGGGATCAGGGGATCACCGGGGGTGCGGGGCCCCACACGATCTGCCCCACCAGCACCACGACCTATACCGTGCAGGTCACCGAAAATGGCACCGGCCAGACGGCGACGGGCTCGGTGACGGTGCTGGTGGACGATCCACAGATCGCGGCGCTGCCGGCGACCGTGTGCCAGTCGGCCGCGCCCTTCGACCTGCAGGCCACGCCGCCTGGCGGATGGTGGAGCGGAGCCGGTGTGCTGGACAGCCTGCTGGGCACCTTCGAACCGGACACCGCCGGCCCCGGCACCCACGTGCTCACCTACACGCTTCCCGGTGGTTGCGCCGATGCCATCACCCTGGTGGTGGACAGCATGGACGCCAGCTTCACGCACGCCGCCTGCCCGGGCAGCGCGCCGTTCCAGCTGCCTGAGGCCACGCCGATGGGCGGCACCTGGAGCGGCCCGTACGTACAGCCGAACGGCCTCTTCGATCCGGCCGTCGCAGGCGCCTACCTGCTCACCTACACGGCCGGCGCGTGCAGCGATACGGTGACGGTGAACGTGGGCGACATCGTGGCGCAAACCCAACTGGACACCGTGTGCCAGAGCACCTGGCCCTTCGCGATCGCCGCGCAGCCCTTCGGCGGGCGTTGGCGCGGCCCCGGCATCGTGGACAGCATCCAGGGTGTCTTCGATCCCGATGAGGCCGGTGGTGGCGACCATGTGATCGACTACGTGCTCCACGGCTGCGATGTGCAGTTCACCATCCACGTGAAGCCGGTGGACATCGGAGGTGGCCACAGCGCATGCCCGTCCCAGGGGTTGTTCACGCTTTCCCCCGCCCCCGTTCCGCCGGGTGGCCTGTGGAGCGGCGACGGCATCGTGGACCCGGTCGCGGGCACCTATGATCCCGTTCAGGCGGGCATGGGTTGGGATGAGCTGACCTACGCGGCGCCGAACGGGTGCGTGGACACCATCGGCATCCTGGTGGGCTGGACCGAACTGAACGACGACACGCTCTTCTTCTGTGCCGGCGACGATGCGCTCGTACTGAACGAACAGAGCACCGGTCGCACCCCCTGGGATGGCATCTGGTCGGGACCCGGCATCGGCACCAACGCGGACGGCGATCCGGTCTTCGATCCGAACACGGCGGGGATCGGCGTGCATGTGCTGCACTACGATGCCAACACCTGCGGTGACACGATGCTGGCCATCGTGCACCCTGCGCAGCTGGTGCCCGATCAGTTCACGGCATGCAGTGCGGACGCACCCTTCCTGCTGGCCTCGGTGCCGCCGGGGGCGGACTGGCAGGGCACGGCGACATCCCCCTCCGGAAGCTTCGACCCGGCCGCGGCCGGCGAGGGTACGCATGTGGTGCACTTCACCACGCCGGCGGGATGTGCGGACAGCGTGACGGTCACGGTGCTCCTCTTCCAGCAGGCGTCCATCAGCGGGGTGGAGGACACCTACTGTTCCAACGATGTGCTTGTCGATGTGGCTCTTGAGCCGCCCGGTGGCGTGCTCACCGGCCTGACGGACACGCTCTTCAACCCCGCCCAGCTGGCGGACGGCACCTACACCATCGTGTACACAGTGGGCAGCGGGAACTGCCAGAGCAGCGCCAGCTTCACCTTCACCGACCATCCTGCGCTCACCACCCAGGTGGACGTGAGCACCAGCACGATCTGCGAGGACGGGGGCAGCAGCATCACGGTGAACACCAGCGGCGGCCTGCCCGGCGGCTTCATCTCCCATCAATGGAGCGATGGCCTGTTCCCGGTGCCCACGCAGAACGTGCAACCTGTTGCCACCACCACCTACATCGTGGCCACCACCGATGGCTGCAGCGATCCCGTGGTGGACAGCATCACCATCACGGTGCATCCGCCGTTCCAGGAGGCCTTCACGTTCAGTGCGATGCAGTGCTACGGAGAGGCGGGCCACGTGGCTGGGAGCGTGTCCGGCGATGGCACCTACACCTTCTCCTGGGCCACCGTTCCACCGCAGACAGGTGACAGCATCGCGCTGCCCGCCGGCACGGTGGTGAACGTGGAGGTGACGAACGACCAGACCGGGTGTGCGCATGACACGCTCATCCAGATCCCCAGCTGGCCCGCGGTCACCGCCCTGTTCAGCCCGAATCCGGATGAACCCTGTGTGCCATGGGAGCAGCGCGAGGTGACCTTCATCGACCTCAGTCTGAACGCCACGGGCGGCTATTGGGTGATCGCTGGTGATACCCTGCCGTACGCGTGGGGCACCGATCCTCAGTACGAACACGGTGTGGCGGGAACCTACAACGTGCAGCTCGTGGTGTGGAACGACGGCGGCTGCACCGACAGCCTCGGCATGGACATCTGCATCCGCGATAGCGAGGCGGTCTTCGTACCCGATGCGTTCAGCCCGAACGGCGATGGGTTGAACGACATCCTCTTCGCCCGCGCTCCGGCCGCACTGGAGCTGGAGTTCGCCGTGTATGACCGCTGGGGCGCACAGGTGTTCCGCAGTACCACCACCGATCACGGCTGGGACGGCACGGCCGACGGAGCGCTCAGTCCCAGCGGCGTATACCTCTACACGCTGCGCGCCCGACTGGACGATGGGGCGATGGAGGAGCGCACCGGAAACATCACCCTGGTCCGATGA